The Clupea harengus chromosome 13, Ch_v2.0.2, whole genome shotgun sequence DNA window CGTGGCTATGATTAGCAGGCCAGCATACTTTAGTCTGAAGGCATATGTTTGATTGGTCCTGTGTTGCACGTGCGGTAGTCTTGGCTGTCTAATTTATATACCATAAACTGGTCTGAATCCCAGGAGCAGTTGAGGGACAGGATGAGGTCCATACGTCTGTGGGGTCGCAGCAAAGGGGGGAACCCCAAGTTACAGGCCAACCCCGAGTCCACCAGATCCAGGATGGGGTCCCCTGGCGTCAGCTGGTTCGGAAAGGCATCAGGATGCGTGTCTaaacaaagaaaccaaaaaatgaaaggagagaaagtcaAGAGAGGATCCTTAAGTTAAAGGATGATGTAGATACATCTTTCGCACTAAAAGTTATGAATGTTTTCATCGCTGCAACTTAAATTTCATCGCCGCTGTATTAAATGATGGACATTCATTTATTGATGAATGCAATACCTTTTGACAAAGCAGCAGGTTAATTCTAAATCTATCAAAACCTTGGGCTAATTCAAAAGTTATTCATACAGTAAAATATCTATAATATCCATAAACTAATGGCCTTGAAAATGCCCCAGGGAAACCCCTccgaagtacacacacacacagccacacacagccacacacagccacacacacacacacacacacacacgcacgcacgcacgcacgcacgcaccttTCTCGTCTGTGAAACTGCTCTTCTTGTTGTAGTCCCAGTGGAGACTGAGGCCATGCATGAAGTTGTACACCTGGCTGACGATTGGCCGGCTGCTGAAGAATTCTGTGATCACCTTTGAAGTCATAGTGGCTGGTTTGATCAGGAGCGTGTCCAGTGTGGACGGGTcggtgtctgtctctgtggaggACAAGCTTCAGAGACTTAGTAGGTACATAGCTGGTGCACCAGGGTCAAAGGTCTCTGTCTTATGCCCTGATAGGTCTTTCACAACTTTTCAGTAGCCAATAGTAAAGTGCCGGTCACAGACATTTCATTCTATGACTGTCATTGACGAGGTCTTGTGGTTTGCAGTCACTGACTGCAACTGGGGATTTCTGTTGGGGCAGTTGTGGAAATTTCACATATCATGTAGAGAACCACAATGGAGGGTATCATACAGGGCTTCCACAAAACCCTGCTGAAGGGGTCTtcatacatttttcattcagcAAATGCTTTTATATCCAATGGGACTAGTTCTCcatgcaaacataaaagtttcaggtgttgcatagcaacccaaTACTTGCTGGCTTCAACTTACAATTCATTTCCATTACATTAGGTGAACgaactacttgcggaatgatataaaagatgtgaattagaagcacaaaacccattgccaatggcagcggtcaaTATTTGTTTGAAGCGgtctgtgaaaaggtgaagtccctcccccttctcactgtggtccatgagggaagaaggactggactcccctacataaatggttgggtccggattcccccacccctgtggaggggtccaattaccttttaattggactACGGTGGCCTTACTTAAagtgcacctcattgtttcatgagagagaaggacagactgaacatgctggatggagcttggaCAAGGTACTAGACAAAACCTGAATAGTCAGAGGTGTACCTTgtctagtataggctttagtgtgttcagtttgtgtttgtatgttttttttttttttttaaaccctgttgtaaataaatctagctatttttatggaagccactctctcctgcgtcgtgtgttcgtgcctgcaaccccattctaccaggctacatccCACGTGGTGAGATGGTCTGCTCGAGCGGTTTCTCACAcggtcattataaagaaataccAGACCTCCAAACATTGGGGTGgctcattcaaatcaatggaactttttgcaacattcggAGGAGccgtaaaataaaatgaaataaagggACAGTCACATTACCTATGTCAGTTATGGTTTCACGAATGGGGTTCCATGATGGGGTATGTCCTGTGACAAAGCTCCACAACTGGGTGAAGCTAACAGAGAATGCACTACTCCAGATacctacaaaacacacagccacacacacacacacacacacacacacacacacacacacacacacacacacacacacacaagcttgttCATGTCAATATGcaatgatatacacacacttatgtctGCACctgactatacacacacacacacacacacacacacacacactttctttcactctccctccatctcttacCAATCAGGAAGGACAATCGAGTCTCCGGAAGTTTCTTGATCTGTTTACCCTGGAAGTACTCACTACCAAAGTCCTCAGTGGGTACAAATGCACCGTACTTCAGAAGACCAACTTCATACGGCGTAAATTCACACCACTCtgcaacagtgagagagagagagagagagaacagcagtaTATATTCAATAGGTGTCACTGTCTGTAAAGTTTGATTTAATATCTAGTACATTTTATGGTTTTGGTAGTAGTTTAATGTACCTACATGTATTGCCATatcaataatataatatataatatgttCAGTTGTGTCTAAAGGCTATTAATGCACATTATAAAGAAAACATCAGTCTCCACGCTACTTGCAATGGTCGCAGTGATAGAAAATGGACTTAAATGCTGATGTCTGACCCCCTGAAACCCTACCAGTCTCTTTGAGGCCGCCTTTCAGGCAGGTCTTCATGTTCACTGCTGTGTAGATGGGCAGAGGATTCTGTCCCTCTGACACCGCCCTCTTCTGGTCAGAGAGGGTACTGTCACATTTCTGTGCAAAAACAATCACAAAGAAATCTCACGAGGATGCCATTTAAAATTGAGACGTTTGAAGGTAGAtcaaactgtgtgtatgtgtgtttgagagagaaggagagacagtgtgtgtgagagaccaaTATTTACAGACATTATATTTTAGCAGCCAAGCACTTGTTTTGTGCAGTCAATTGTAGCACAGCGTAGATCTATATTTTTATCAGTATGCATCTGCCCTGGAAGTGAACCCATAATTATCATTATGACCATACAGTTGTTAGTATCCTACAGTACCAGTTGACCTACAataacacagactgtgtgtgtgtgtgtatttggatttATTGTATGTCTTTCTTTAATGCTAATGTTCATCATCTCTGTCTTTGCGCAGGTATTTGTCACCcttacatgtgagtgtgagcatatgtatgtctgtgtgtgtgtgtgtgtgtgtgtgtgtgtgtgtgtgtatgtgcatattttAGGTCTTGCTCTACCTTCCCATAGATAAGGTGTTCGATGAACAGACCCCACAGGTCAATGAGGGACACCGGCAGGCCGTCTGCCTCCCTTTGCTCCATCTCTTGTTTGTAGTAATAGTGCTGTTCATTAGAGAAAATGCTCTGGTACCTCCCAAACATCTCCTTCTTTATTGGTTCAGTGACTACGGCCAAGTCCTTTTGAGACCAATCAGGCTTCTCATACAAGGTGGACATCGCCCTTTGAAGAAGAAGAGTTTCTGTTCAGTCAAATCATCTTGTTTCAGTCAATACCTGACataacatgttcacacacacacacaaaaattagCAAATCTGCACTCAGGTAAGGAGTGTAGCtgacacgcaggtaggcctgaggtcgcggtgaatttattttctgctttttcccatcctggaccgtccttcctcaagggcccgggagatagcccacctgagcactgtgcactctggggaggacctgccatgtgggaatcgaacccatgaccttcttgctgtgaggcggcagtgcaagcaactgagccaccgtgccacattaTGTGTTACTTATGAGGGGACTCACCATGTGGCCCCAGATACGCCAGTGATGTAGCTGACGGTGTGCTATACATTAACCCTTCCTTATGAGGGGACTCACCATGTGGCCCCTGAGACCCCAGTGATGTAGCTGACGGCATCCAGGATTCCCAGAGTCTGGAGACCCTTCAGACTCCCAAAAGCGCCAGTCATCGCCCTGGTCCCGCCCCCTGAGCAAACCACACCCACCAGGGGGACCTACAATACAACCAGTtaattttttgtgttttttttcttgttgttgttcttttaagaattttttttttttcaatcaggcTCCAGTAATCTGAGTATCTGAACGGGGAAACACAGCGTACCTTATCTGTCTGTAGAGGGGAATTGAGCTCCAGAAGTTTGTGCAAAGCCTGTCCCACCAccaccttcctcttctccatgAAGTCCTTCTCCGCTGACGGGATGTCAAAGTCCAGACGCACTGCCAGCTCCTGCTCAGGCCTGCAGGGTCACAGGTTTCATAATATTCTTGTGATTGTGACAGAAAACTTTAAAGTGAAATTTTAAGGTGACATTATTCACCATTTTTAGGCTTATTTTTGTATGTAAGTAGATTTCACAACATCAAtatattcattttgatggtttaTGGATAcgtgaaggagagacaaacgcATCTCTCATTCCCACTAGCTGCCCAGGCTAGGTCAAAAAACAAAAGTGTTACAACAATCTTTACAAATCTTTTCAAAACTACATAATTTGATCTACTTTTAATCTGTGTCAACGGTGCAGTTGGTGATAGACAGGCAAACCCGTTGACTATTTGGTAGTGCATTGGCTCCTTGAACTTCACCAGTGGTGGACATATGGCTAAGTGTACAAAAGTGTAAAACATGACAGTGTAGTCTACACACTGTTTCATTCGTCAGAAAGGGTCAGATGTGCTAATCCTAAAGTCCCCAAACTGAACAATATTTACAACTTAATCTACCTTTGTCTGTTATTCTAAGGTGAGATCATAGATAtaattatttatacatttttaaattaaatatttaccGTTCCGCAGTCTTCAGGTCCAGGTCAACAGAGTCCTGTTAAAAGTTCGGCATTATTATTACTGGCTATTCTGGTCatatatttaaaacattctGTTGTATAttagttaaaaaaacaaaacaatggttGCTTCAGTCTGGAAACAGATTAAGGGCAAATGATGAAATGACGAAATGATGAAATGAGCAGATGTGTCTTTTGCATAAATATGTTCTTCCTCTCTGACAGACCTGTTTGGCTCTGGGTGGGATCAGAAAAGCTGATAAATGGCTG harbors:
- the LOC105910564 gene encoding cytosolic phospholipase A2 zeta-like, whose product is MRFYDDDTAARDDLLSVIMFDISQLRLGQKEIKMFTTNSETHDKLWVEFELEVSPQSSGVCLSNGILVATPFSVLKVNSNRLGAGLVDSSHYRDLETELSVQDSVDLDLKTAERPEQELAVRLDFDIPSAEKDFMEKRKVVVGQALHKLLELNSPLQTDKVPLVGVVCSGGGTRAMTGAFGSLKGLQTLGILDAVSYITGVSGATWAMSTLYEKPDWSQKDLAVVTEPIKKEMFGRYQSIFSNEQHYYYKQEMEQREADGLPVSLIDLWGLFIEHLIYGKKCDSTLSDQKRAVSEGQNPLPIYTAVNMKTCLKGGLKETEWCEFTPYEVGLLKYGAFVPTEDFGSEYFQGKQIKKLPETRLSFLIGIWSSAFSVSFTQLWSFVTGHTPSWNPIRETITDIETDTDPSTLDTLLIKPATMTSKVITEFFSSRPIVSQVYNFMHGLSLHWDYNKKSSFTDEKDTHPDAFPNQLTPGDPILDLVDSGLACNLGFPPLLRPHRRMDLILSLNCSWDSDQFMVLKQTQQHCTDHRIPFPDIDFSRVGKEAMKEVYVFEDEKNPKAPIVVHFPLANLTFREFKSPGVKREGKDELKQGDLDVSSKDSPYRTRNMAYQPEDFQKLMDLTCYNVLNNRDTLLSALRRALQRERVHEDEDEHEHKDHCCP